CTTAGATTGGAACGGTTTGAACAATAAAGATGCAAAACCGTTCGCCTCTACGCGAGCTTATGTATTTGCTGGTTATGTACGTGATGTGATTGAAATTGACCGTTGGACCGCCACTGCTGGGGCTCGTGTCGATTTACATCGCCTGACTCCTGCGTCAGGAAATACTATCAATGGTTACACCGTTGAAGATAAAAACAGCACAGAGCTATCACCTAGCTTGTCTATAGGTTATCAAATCACCGATTCTTTGAACTCATATATTTCATATAACCACGGTTTTAGAGCGCCAACTTACGACAAAATTTACGGTTTTCAAAATCATGATTTTGTACCCATCACGCCTTTCCAAATTATTCCGAATATGAATTTAGAAGCGGAAACCAGTGACACCTTTGAAATAGGTAGTAAGTACGATAATGGTCGTACTCAATTCTACACTGCGGTGTTCTATCAAAAGTTTGAAAATTTTATTGGCGTGAAACAAGTGACGTCCGACCCTGACACGGATACAGGTAACTACTTTAAGCAGTTTCAGAATATTAATGGAGTCGAGACATATGGTATTGAGGCTTCGATTGCGCATCAATTTACAGAAAATTGGGGTGCCAGTACTCAATTAGGTTTTGTGGATGGTGAAGATGGTAACGGAGAGAAAATCCGCACCTTAACACCGTGGGAAGGTAGTGCAGAGCTTACTTATGACAACCAAGCATTCTCTGCTTATACGATGGTGAGCTGGGCACAGGCGATGGATAAAGTGCCGGAATGCGAAACCGATATAGGTCTTGCTGTCGAGTGTGCGACGACTGCTGGTTGGGCAAGTGTTGATATGGGAATGAGCTATGCGTGGGACTTTGGTTTAAATCTTAGTGCGAACGTCATTAACCTATTCGATAAAGAATACATTCGTTACCAAGATGTTGCAGGGGTTATGGACTCGAATAAAGGCTACTCAACAGAGCCGGGTCGTTATTTCACTGTTAACGCTAAGTATGTGTTTTAAGGGCTCAGTATGATCAAATCACCTTTATGTGTCGCCATTTTATTGGCTTCATTTCCGAGTGTTGCGGCGCAGTGGGATTACCCTCAAGGTAATACGTTAGTTGCCAATCAACAGGAAGCTCAAACTTACTTAGAAGAAGCCTATCCTAGTGTGGGTAGTTTGCAATTTCGCTATTCAAACCAGTCTAAGCTTGGTCATCATTACAATTTTGATGTATTTGAAAATGGTGTCTATCAGCAGCAAAGAACAGTGGTGCTAACGACTGATAATGATCATCAAGTATCACGTGTTTTCAAAAGTCTTGAAGACACGGTTATCAGAAATGGGCAGCCAACAACTGCAGCTGAGCTTGAAGCTCCTCGTCAGTTGGAAGCACAAAGACCGCCAGCTCTAGTTTCTGGACAGGTTGTGCAAGCAGAGCTAAGTATCTTCAGCCCTGATTTAAGAACAATGGATAGAAGTGCGCCGCCTGAAACCTTGCTAACAGATATCAGTGAATACCCACATCCTCCCCAATACATTTCTAAGGATGTTGAGGTGCTTAGCCACAGTGGTGGCATTTATCTGACCAATAGCCGAGTGTCTCAAGTGGATGCTGTAGCTTTAGTGACGGTGAATCACGAGAGCGGTGAAATAACAAACCGAGATAGCCAAAGCTTTCTTCCAGCAGAAGGAGTGACGACATTCGCAAGTCTAGCTGAGCTGAAGCAGGTCGATTGGCAAGATAATAGGTTTGCTCAAGTGATGGCGTTTGCACATCTTGACCAGTCATTAAGTTACCTGAACCAATTAGGTTTTTCTCTATTTGATGGACCTTTAGAGTTTGATGGTAGAGGCTTATCGGCGGATAACTCTACCTACTATTACGGGCCCAAAGCAGCGTTGTTTGGTATTGCTGGTGGATCACCTGATGCCTTAGATGCAGATGTCATTATTCATGAGCTTGGTCATGGGATTCATTACCAAATCGTTAAGGATTGGGCTTATGGACACACTGGCGCAATAGGTGAAGGTTTTGGTGATTACTGGGCTGGCAGTTTTAGTTTCCGCACTCAGTTTGAAAATGCACAGACTCAAGGGCAAGAGTTTGAGATCGATACTGTGTTTAACTGGGACGGGTATTTTGGTGTCCGTAATACTACCCGCAGCTTATGGAACCAACGAGCACGTTATTTTCAACATGCTGAATATAGACCTCACGAAAGTGTGGCTGGAGAACTGGGCGATGAACTATGGTCGACGCCTTTATTCCAAGCATTAAAAAGCTCGGTTGAATTGTACGGGCAAGATGGCTTCCAAGAATTTGACAGCATAGTTCTAGAGTCTATGTATGGATTAGGGCGCGGATTGAAAATGCATGATCTAGCGGAAAATGCCATTTTTGTCGCCCAAGAACTGTACCCAGAACGCCGCTACGCTGAGATATTGAAGGAAAAATTTGCCGTTCATAATTTAATTATTGAGCCATTTAGCGTTGAAATTGCTTCCCGATATGTTCATCCAGAAAAGTTATTGAATGTCGATTTGTATCCAACCTCAAGGCAAGCGGACATTGAAGGTGAGATTGAAGTAGCGGGGTTAACTAAACCTTTTGCAAGTCAGCCTAGCAACCAGCTTTATATCGAAACGGCTTTACCAAGTGGTCAAGTTTGTGGGTCAGCAATTGGCATGACGACATCGTTAGATTACCAATATGATGCGGCTTTAAAAAAGTTGAATTGGCGACATCAAATAGACCTCATTTATGGGCTTCCTAATCTGAGTGCTTCATTGAAAGAAGTGAACAGCCCTCTACCAGACAGTAAGTTGAGTGCTTCTAACCAATCAATAATAGGTTTCAAAACATTTAACTTCACCCTGAATGATACGGTTCAATCGGTTGGTGACCAATTTGGTGTTTACCTTGATATTGAACACCCGAGGCTTGCAGATTTAACCGTGACATTAATTTCTCCACGAGGCACTCGTGTTGATTTACTGAAGCATCAAGCCACCCGTTCTAATGGCTTTAATAGCTTCTTTACCTTTAAACATGACGCTGTACTTAACGCTTTTGCTGATGAACCGAGTAATGGTACTTGGCGTTTAGAGATTGGTGATTATGTTATGGGTGAGTCAGGGCAGCTAAATCGCTGGGCTGTTGGCACTATTTCGGAATACGACTGTGGTGATGCTGGTGCAAAGGCTTCCTCTAGCAGTAGCTCGGGCGGTGGAAGCTCTCCGTTTGTTATTGCTTGTATGTTTCTGCTGGCACTTGGTCGCTCCCTCAATTCAAAACGTTCGTTATGTCTGATGAACTTTTTAGAAAACGCAAAGCCGTTAATGAATAAAGCATCCCTTACAAACAAAATGTTCTTTAAAAACACAACAAGAAGATAACTCTATGAAACCACAATTGACTATTTTAGCCATGTCTTTGGCTCTTGCGGGCTGTGGAGGTTCGGGCAGTTCCGAGACTTCAGCTCCAACTTATACCGTTGCAGGTAAAATTACTGCTCAGAATGTTGCACTAGAAAACAAAGTTTGTTCTGACTTAAATGAAAGTTTGACTTGTGATAGTGGTGAACCAACCACTACGGCAAATGCAAATGGTGAATTTAGTTTAACGAGCACTCAAAAAGCGATGCTTTCACTACCGCTATTAGTGGAGTTGGATACGGGTGTAGCCGTTAGCAACGCAGATGGCGTGCAAACTTCATTATCTTACATCGCAGCTCCAGGTCTACAAAAAACATCAGGCAATGAAATCAATGGTATTAGTACATTGCTTGCTGGGTATGTTTTAGATGGCTACACCGTAAAGAATGCGAACAGTAAACTAAAAGCACAACTGGCAGCTAAAGGCATTACTATTTCCGGTGATATTCAAGATCATCTATCTGACTCTGAGCTGGCGAGCTTAGAGCAAAATGTGGTTTCTTCGATTAAAGTTTTTGATAAAACACACCGTGCTTATATGTTGGCACAGCTTAGTGATAAGTTTGATAAAACCACCACTGATTTCGTAGGCGGTGTCTTAACGAATGATGAAATAGCGGAATTTTCAAACGTTATTGCTGGCGATATTAAGGCAGCGACGGCGCTGAATGATACGGGTGCAACTCTATACTTCTCCGATACGAATGATACTCAGGATATTGCAGACCGCCCAGATAGTTTCCCTGGTCAAGATGCTGAATTTGGTTTTGATAAAACGGAGAAAAATGCACAGTCGGGCAATGGGTTTAAGTTCATTAAGTTGGATGGAAATGGTCAAACACTGGCAGATGAAGCGGCTCAGTGGTCTTGTGTTCTTGATGAGCGAAGTGGCTTAATTTGGGAATCTAAAACTGACGATGAAAACTCAATGCAGCATAAAGATCGTCAATTTGCTCTAGAACTACCTGGGAAAGTGACGCCATATGACCAAGATGTTGATTTAGCAACATGTAAGACTAAAGGTGATGCGGTTTGTACAACTCAAGATTATGTTGAGCATATCAACTCAATCAACCTGTGTGGCAAATCCGATTGGCGTTTACCTACTTTCCACGAATTCTATAACTTGCTTGATTTTGGTGAAACAGAAACTCATGCAAATGGTCAAGCATACGGTCTAACGTACAAGTACTTCCCTCATCAAAGTATTGGTGGTGAATACACGGAAATCGGCTCAGTGTGGAACCAGTCAATTATCTACAACATTTACTCTAAATCTACCGTTGATGGCGGCTTCTACTATAACGAAATCGGTACTCTTGGTGGCGACAGAGGTTATATCAGTGCGCTAGAGATTTACTCTGGCGATGTTGATTCTTCAGATAATTACGATTCTTACCAATTCCCTGCTCGTTTGGTTTCACTACAAGGTAAATAGCAATGAAAAACATACTAACCGTCGCTTTAATTAGTTTATTTTCGGCAGGTGCCTTTGCTCAAGAATGTAGCTTAGACCTAGGAAGAACGGCATCTAACACTCGTTATGCCACGAATGATAACGGTACTTTTACTGATCAGCTCACGGGCTTGACTTGGATGCGTTGTCAGCTAGGTAAGACGTGGGATAAGTCATCGCTATCTTGTACTGGTGATGGGGAAACTTTCTTATGGCAGAGTGCATTGACTATGGTTGAGTCAATCAATGACACTAATGGTAATCACCAGTTACACCAATTTGGTGGTGTTGAACAATGGCGTATGCCAAACATTAAAGAACTTATCTCTTTAAAAGAAGTGGCTTGCCACTCACCTGCACTTAGCGCAAAAGCTTTCGGTGACACGTTTAACTTTGAAACAGGTGACTTAGAAGCTTATGTTTGGAGTTCTACCCCTGCTGGTAATGGGCAGAGTGTGATGACGCTAGACACAATCAACGCTGAGGTTTACCAGTACAACGCTGCACAATATAAGTTTAGTGTGTTACTTGTTGCTGAGTAACTTTAGAGCTGAAAATAAAAAAGACCGTGTTCAACACGGTCTTTTTTTGTTCTAGCACTTGCTGTTTTGTAACGAGTGCTTTTTATTTTATGACTAGAACTTAAAGCTTAATGCTACTTAAGTTCTTGAGTCACTAGAAAGCAGTAGCCTTAAAGAAAAGCCTTCAAGTTATACTTTAAAGTAATCCAATTGTTGCTTCTGACGTTCAGCTAAATCTGATAGCTCATGGCTGGCAGCAGCAGCTTGAGTGATGCCCGTTACGTTTTGGCTGACTAAATCATAGATATTTGAAATATTTCGGTTGATGTCACCTGTTACTTGGCTTTGCTCTTCAGCGGCTGACGCAACTTGTGTATTAATCTCTGTCATATCGGTAACAGAGTGAGCAATATCTGATAAGGCTGTGCTTACTTCACTTGCTAACTCTTGGTTTTGTTGCAACATTGCCAGTGAGTTGTTCATGCTTTCATTGGCATTGCCCGATTGAGTTTGAAGCCCTTCAATAATCGCTTGAATCTCTTTCGTTGAATCTTGGGTTCTAGCCGCCAACATACGAACTTCATCGGCTACTACTGCAAAGCCGCGCCCACTTTCACCAGCACGCGCCGCTTCAATAGCTGCATTAAGTGCAAGTAAGTTAGTTTGCTCAGAGATGCTTTGTATTACTTCAATCACTTTACCGATTTGCTCTGACTGCTCTTTCAACGTACCAACAACCCGAGCCGCGTCACCTAACTGCGTTGCCATTTTTTCATTCGCTTGGTGACTTTCTTCAAACAACGTCATGCTATGAGAAGCCATTTTGTCTGCTTGTTTAGAGGCTGAGTCCGCAAGAACGGCATTTTCATTTACATGTGATGCTGTACTTTCTAGCTGATTGACCGCAGAAGCTACTTGCTCAACTTCTTGCTTTTCTTGGTCGGAATTGACACTCGATTGTGTCATCACTGCGGCAAGCTCAGTAGAAGCTGAGGCAACGTCAGTACTAATTCGCATTAATGATTCAACGGTTTCTCTTAATTGGCTAACTGTTTTGTTCACATCTTGAGCTAAAAACGAAATTTCATTTTTACCTTGTTCTTCTGCTTTAACCAGTAAATTTCCTTTTGCGACTTCACGCATTGTCACTTGAAGATCTTTAATTGGTTTAACAATAATACCAGCTAATAGCCAACTGCTTAAAAGAGCAACTGAAAGGATGAATAGTAGGGCTATGATGGCTGTATTCAGTGTTGAACTGTGCTTTTCTCCATTAACTTCGACACTTTCAATGGCAATGCGGTTGAGTTCTTTTGATAGGGCATTAATTGCTTTTACCATGTTGTTTCCAGCATCACGATATTGTGCAGAAGCATTCTGGTATTTGATATCAAAGTCATCAGAAAGGTAACTTTCGCCATGTTTTATTTTCAAAAGAGGGAGCATGGTTTGACGTGAGAAATCGACATAATGCCCCATCGCTTTACGCATTTCTCTTACTTCTTCTTGCATGCCTGGAACGGTATCAAGTGAATCAAGTAAACGTGAATTAGCGTTCCTTTTTTGGTTAAGGGTATCGATAAGAGTCTTTATATCTTCTGGGTTGAAGAGACTATAAATAGCTTTGATACGCATACCATAACTATTGTCTACAATTTCGCTTAATTCTTCTTTGTGTAAGATCAGCTGGTCAGTGGCAATAGAGACATCTTGAAAAGCATTTTCAAGCTTTTCGCCTCCAATGGTTATCCCTCCAAGCAGAAGAACAATGGAGAAAAGTACAGGGATTAATATCTGTACTTTAATGGATAAGCCACTCAATAGTTGGCGCATGTTAAAACCCTCTTTACGCTTTGATGGTTAATTAAAATAGTCTCTTAATGAGAATCGTTCTTATTATTTTATTTTCAGCGTAGATTCTATCCCTTCAGTTTGATAAATCAATCAATAAAGCATTACATTTTGTTATCAATTAGAACTTTCAGAGTCATATAACGGTTTGGCATACGGAAAATTGAGCAAGCTAAAGAGTACTAATTACGAACTCTAGATTTACGTCTAAAAAATAATCATGAGCTGCAAAGGAAAGTGTGTTAATGGGGAATGATCAGAAAAAAAGCAGAGATTCGATATAGCTATATAGGGGGAAATTAAAGGGAAATTGTTAATTTCGGTTTTATTACGCATTGTCATATAGGCTTCAATTAAGTGAAACACAACTGTCACATTAGAATCTTAAAGTGAGCATCGTTCAAGCGAAACACAATATAACGGCAATAACGCCACTAAAGGAAATTTGTGATGAAAAAGACAGTTATCGGTGCAATCGCACTACTAGGCGCTCTAACAGTGAATACAGCTTCAGCTAAAGAAACTATCTCTGTAGTTGGCTCTAACAGTGCTTCTCCACTGGTTGAAGTTTTTGCAGAAACTTACATGAATAAAGGTGAACCAGTATTCATCGAGATTCAAGCTCCGGGTTCTTCTGCAGGCATCAAAGCAGCAAAAAATGGAAGTGCTGACCTTGGTATTTCTTCTCGTGACTTAAAAGCGGCTGAAAGATCTTCTGACCTGAAAGAGTTGGTTATTGCTCGTGACGGTATTGCAGTTGTTGTAAACCCAAATAATGAAGTTTCTGCTCTATCAGCTGAGCAAATTACTTCAATCTACAAAGGCGACATCACTAACTGGAAAGATGTTGGCGGCGCTGACAAGCCAATCGTTGCAATCACTCGTGATACGGCATCTGGTACACGTGGCGCATTTGAAGACATCATGAAACTTAAGAAAAAGATTGGCGATAAGAAAGTATCTGCAATCTCTCAACGTGCTCAAGTTGCTAACGGTAACGGCGCACTAAAAGTATCGGTAGCAAGCAACCCATACGCTATCGGCTTTATCTCTCTTGGTACAGTTGATAATACTGTTCAAGCTCTAACTATCGATGGCGCTGCTGCAAACGTAGAAAACGTTAAGAACGGTTCTTACAAAGTTGCTCGTCCATTCCTAGTGCTTTACAAAGCTGGTGCTCCATCAACTGAAACTCAACAATTCCTAGATTGGATGGTTACAGATGAAGCACAGGCTATCGCAGGTAAGAAAGGCTACATCACAGTAAACTAATCATTTACTTAGCTTAAAGAATTTAAACATTGCTCAGCCTACATTTGGGCTGAGCCTTTTCTTTCAACTTTGTCTCAACCTAAGAGCAAAGTATGAGATTTAGTATATGACCATCGCAAATAGTGAAAAGCTTATGAATACTGAAGCAACTCAAGTAAATAAGCCAAGTCTACGTACCAAAAAGCGTATCGATTGGAAAGAACGTATCTTTCACGGCTTATTCTTAACGAGTGCTGTAATCGGCATCGTATCACTGGCAGTAATCGCTTATTTTATCGTTGCAGAGAGTATCCCTGCATTCCAAGAAGCAGGTGTCTCTGGCATTGTTTTAGGAACAGATTGGTTACCACCGGCCTTATTCGGTGTTGCAACCATGATTGTTGCTTCCATTGTTTCAACCCTTGGAGCTGTGGTTGTTGGCGTTCCCGTTGGTGTTTTAACCGCCATTTTTATTGCTGAGATTGCCCCAAAGCGTTTGGCTGACATTATCAGACCTGCTGTTGAATTATTAGCAGGTATCCCGTCGGTGGTTTATGGCTTCTTCGGCTTGGTTATCATCGTTCCTCTTATTCAGAATGTTTTCCAAGTTCCTGCAGGAAATACGATTCTGGCGGGTATCATCGTTCTCGGAATTATGATTTTGCCAACGGTTATCACGGTTTCTGAAACGTCTATTCGCGCAGTTCCTCGTGCTTATAAAGAAGGTTCATTGGCGTTAGGCGCATCTAAAATCTTTACGATTTTTAAACTGTTAGTACCAGCTGCACGCTCAGGTATTATGACGGGTGTGATTCTCGGTATTGGTCGAGCGCTTGGAGAAACCATGGCAATCATAATGGTTATGGGTAATGCTCCTGCTATGCCTGAAGGGATCTTAGACTCAGCTCGTACATTAACGGCGAACATTGCTATTGAAATGTCATACGCAAGTGGCGTTCACGCCAACGCATTGTACGCAACAGGTGTGGTACTTCTTGTATTCATCATGATGCTAAATGGTGCTCTGCTTTATCTAAACCGTGAAAAAGCTAAGTAAGCGGAAGGTGAATACTATGCAAACTATTAAAACTCAAGATCGCGTAAAGCTAAAACAAGCTCGCCAAAACAAAGATAATGTTTTAAAAGTCTTCATCTGGGGCGCTGCCGCTGTGACGGTTGGCTTCTTGTTTTGGATTATTTGGTACATTTTGTCGAACGGTCTACAGCACGTAGATTGGAACTTTGTTACTGATGACTACACTCGTACTGGTACTGAACAAGGTATCTTTCCGATGATTATTTCCACCATTTATATGGTGATAGCGTCAATATCAGTAGCAGCACCGCTCGGTATCATGACGGCAATTTATCTAACTGAATATGCAAAAGTGGGCAGCCGACTCGTAAAAGTTATTCGATTCTGTACTGAATCTTTAGCTGGCATCCCGTCGATTATCTTTGGTCTATTTGGTATGACATTCTTT
This Vibrio gallaecicus DNA region includes the following protein-coding sequences:
- a CDS encoding proprotein convertase P-domain-containing protein, whose amino-acid sequence is MIKSPLCVAILLASFPSVAAQWDYPQGNTLVANQQEAQTYLEEAYPSVGSLQFRYSNQSKLGHHYNFDVFENGVYQQQRTVVLTTDNDHQVSRVFKSLEDTVIRNGQPTTAAELEAPRQLEAQRPPALVSGQVVQAELSIFSPDLRTMDRSAPPETLLTDISEYPHPPQYISKDVEVLSHSGGIYLTNSRVSQVDAVALVTVNHESGEITNRDSQSFLPAEGVTTFASLAELKQVDWQDNRFAQVMAFAHLDQSLSYLNQLGFSLFDGPLEFDGRGLSADNSTYYYGPKAALFGIAGGSPDALDADVIIHELGHGIHYQIVKDWAYGHTGAIGEGFGDYWAGSFSFRTQFENAQTQGQEFEIDTVFNWDGYFGVRNTTRSLWNQRARYFQHAEYRPHESVAGELGDELWSTPLFQALKSSVELYGQDGFQEFDSIVLESMYGLGRGLKMHDLAENAIFVAQELYPERRYAEILKEKFAVHNLIIEPFSVEIASRYVHPEKLLNVDLYPTSRQADIEGEIEVAGLTKPFASQPSNQLYIETALPSGQVCGSAIGMTTSLDYQYDAALKKLNWRHQIDLIYGLPNLSASLKEVNSPLPDSKLSASNQSIIGFKTFNFTLNDTVQSVGDQFGVYLDIEHPRLADLTVTLISPRGTRVDLLKHQATRSNGFNSFFTFKHDAVLNAFADEPSNGTWRLEIGDYVMGESGQLNRWAVGTISEYDCGDAGAKASSSSSSGGGSSPFVIACMFLLALGRSLNSKRSLCLMNFLENAKPLMNKASLTNKMFFKNTTRR
- a CDS encoding Lcl domain-containing protein → MKPQLTILAMSLALAGCGGSGSSETSAPTYTVAGKITAQNVALENKVCSDLNESLTCDSGEPTTTANANGEFSLTSTQKAMLSLPLLVELDTGVAVSNADGVQTSLSYIAAPGLQKTSGNEINGISTLLAGYVLDGYTVKNANSKLKAQLAAKGITISGDIQDHLSDSELASLEQNVVSSIKVFDKTHRAYMLAQLSDKFDKTTTDFVGGVLTNDEIAEFSNVIAGDIKAATALNDTGATLYFSDTNDTQDIADRPDSFPGQDAEFGFDKTEKNAQSGNGFKFIKLDGNGQTLADEAAQWSCVLDERSGLIWESKTDDENSMQHKDRQFALELPGKVTPYDQDVDLATCKTKGDAVCTTQDYVEHINSINLCGKSDWRLPTFHEFYNLLDFGETETHANGQAYGLTYKYFPHQSIGGEYTEIGSVWNQSIIYNIYSKSTVDGGFYYNEIGTLGGDRGYISALEIYSGDVDSSDNYDSYQFPARLVSLQGK
- a CDS encoding Lcl C-terminal domain-containing protein, whose translation is MKNILTVALISLFSAGAFAQECSLDLGRTASNTRYATNDNGTFTDQLTGLTWMRCQLGKTWDKSSLSCTGDGETFLWQSALTMVESINDTNGNHQLHQFGGVEQWRMPNIKELISLKEVACHSPALSAKAFGDTFNFETGDLEAYVWSSTPAGNGQSVMTLDTINAEVYQYNAAQYKFSVLLVAE
- a CDS encoding methyl-accepting chemotaxis protein, which translates into the protein MRQLLSGLSIKVQILIPVLFSIVLLLGGITIGGEKLENAFQDVSIATDQLILHKEELSEIVDNSYGMRIKAIYSLFNPEDIKTLIDTLNQKRNANSRLLDSLDTVPGMQEEVREMRKAMGHYVDFSRQTMLPLLKIKHGESYLSDDFDIKYQNASAQYRDAGNNMVKAINALSKELNRIAIESVEVNGEKHSSTLNTAIIALLFILSVALLSSWLLAGIIVKPIKDLQVTMREVAKGNLLVKAEEQGKNEISFLAQDVNKTVSQLRETVESLMRISTDVASASTELAAVMTQSSVNSDQEKQEVEQVASAVNQLESTASHVNENAVLADSASKQADKMASHSMTLFEESHQANEKMATQLGDAARVVGTLKEQSEQIGKVIEVIQSISEQTNLLALNAAIEAARAGESGRGFAVVADEVRMLAARTQDSTKEIQAIIEGLQTQSGNANESMNNSLAMLQQNQELASEVSTALSDIAHSVTDMTEINTQVASAAEEQSQVTGDINRNISNIYDLVSQNVTGITQAAAASHELSDLAERQKQQLDYFKV
- a CDS encoding phosphate ABC transporter substrate-binding protein, with the protein product MKKTVIGAIALLGALTVNTASAKETISVVGSNSASPLVEVFAETYMNKGEPVFIEIQAPGSSAGIKAAKNGSADLGISSRDLKAAERSSDLKELVIARDGIAVVVNPNNEVSALSAEQITSIYKGDITNWKDVGGADKPIVAITRDTASGTRGAFEDIMKLKKKIGDKKVSAISQRAQVANGNGALKVSVASNPYAIGFISLGTVDNTVQALTIDGAAANVENVKNGSYKVARPFLVLYKAGAPSTETQQFLDWMVTDEAQAIAGKKGYITVN
- the pstC gene encoding phosphate ABC transporter permease subunit PstC — protein: MTIANSEKLMNTEATQVNKPSLRTKKRIDWKERIFHGLFLTSAVIGIVSLAVIAYFIVAESIPAFQEAGVSGIVLGTDWLPPALFGVATMIVASIVSTLGAVVVGVPVGVLTAIFIAEIAPKRLADIIRPAVELLAGIPSVVYGFFGLVIIVPLIQNVFQVPAGNTILAGIIVLGIMILPTVITVSETSIRAVPRAYKEGSLALGASKIFTIFKLLVPAARSGIMTGVILGIGRALGETMAIIMVMGNAPAMPEGILDSARTLTANIAIEMSYASGVHANALYATGVVLLVFIMMLNGALLYLNREKAK